From a region of the Triticum aestivum cultivar Chinese Spring chromosome 7D, IWGSC CS RefSeq v2.1, whole genome shotgun sequence genome:
- the LOC123166928 gene encoding elongation factor 1-gamma 2, with protein sequence MALVLHSGSGNKNAFKALIAAEYCGVKVELTKNFEMGVSNKTPEFIKMNPLGKVPVLETPDGAVFESNAIARYVARSKGDNLLWGGSLIEYARVEQWMDFGATEVDPNIARWLYPRLGYMPYNAQSEEFGIAGLKRALEALNTHLASNTFLVGHSVTLADIVMTCNLYHGFARILTKTFTSEFPHVERYFWTMVNQPNFKKVIGDFKQAEVVPPVQKKAAPAKPKEAKKEAPKAAPKPAEVEAPEEEAPKPKPKNPLDLLPPSKMVLDDWKRLYSNTKSNFHDVAVKGFWEMYDPEGYSLWFCDYKYQEENTVSYVTLNKVGGFLQRMDLCRKYAFGKMLVIGSEAPFKVKGLWLFRGQDIPEFVMNEVYDMELYEWTKVDLSDEAQKKRVEAMIEDLEPFEGQALLDAKCFK encoded by the exons ATGGCGCTC GTTTTGCATTCGGGCAGTGGCAACAAGAATGCCTTCAAGGCACTTATTGCTGCAGAGTACTGTGGGGTCAAGGTTGAGCTGACCAAGAACTTTGAGATGGGTGTCTCAAACAAAACCCCTGAATTCATCAAGATGAATCCCCTTGGCAAG GTTCCTGTTCTTGAGACTCCTGATGGTGCTGTTTTTGAGAGCAATGCTATTGCACGCTATG TTGCTCGCTCAAAGGGTGACAACCTGCTTTGGGGTGGTTCTCTTATTGAATAT GCGCGTGTTGAGCAATGGATGGACTTTGGTGCCACAGAGGTTGATCCCAATATCGCAAGGTGGCTGTACCCAAGGCTTGGTTATATGCCTTACAATGCCCAG TCTGAGGAATTCGGCATTGCTGGATTGAAGAGGGCCCTTGAAGCATTGAACACACACCTGGCATCAAACACATTCCTTGTTGGGCATTCTGTCACTCTGGCTGATATTGTCATGACATGCAACCTCTACCATGGTTTTGCTCGGATCTTGACCAAGACTTTCACATCTGAGTTCCCTCATGTTGAGAGGTACTTCTGGACCATGGTTAACCAGCCTAACTTCAAGAAGGTCATTGGCGATTTCAAGCAGGCAGAGGTTGTACCTCCTGTTCAGAAGAAGGCTGCTCCTGCTAAACCAAAGGAGGCCAAGAAAGAGGCTCCCAAGGCGGCCCCAAAGCCAGCAGAGGTTGAGGCACCAGAGGAAGAGGCACCAAAGCCAAAGCCCAAAAATCCCCTTGATCTACTGCCACCAAGCAAGATGGTACTTGATGACTGGAAGAGGCTATACTCAAACACTAAGAGCAACTTCCATGATGTTGCTGTTAAAG GTTTCTGGGAGATGTATGACCCAGAGGGCTACTCTCTCTGGTTCTGTGACTACAAGTACCAGGAAGAGAACACCGTGTCCTACGTGACCCTGAACAAGGTCGGCGGGTTCCTGCAGCGGATGGATCTGTGCCGCAAGTACGCTTTTGGCAAGATGCTCGTGATTGGTTCTGAGGCGCCCTTCAAAGTCAAGGGGCTGTGGCTCTTCCGTGGGCAGGACATCCCTGAGTTCGTCATGAATGAGGTCTATGACATGGAGCTCTACGAGTGGACTAAGGTTGACCTCTCCGACGAGGCCCAGAAGAAGCGTGTCGAGGCCATGATCGAGGACCTTGAGCCGTTTGAGGGGCAGGCCTTGCTGGACGCCAAGTGCTTCAAGTAA